Proteins encoded by one window of Dryocola sp. LX212:
- a CDS encoding KilA-N domain-containing protein — MHTASGGKKADQPGDWVRMNSTKALMAEILIPGNPGFKSKAGRNGGTYVNEPLSYAYAAWISAEFHAAVIAAFTALAIINMKKAIEIVRSYAAYFCPCRK, encoded by the coding sequence TTGCATACTGCATCTGGAGGAAAGAAAGCTGACCAACCTGGTGATTGGGTTAGGATGAACTCTACTAAGGCATTAATGGCTGAAATTCTAATTCCGGGAAATCCCGGTTTTAAAAGTAAAGCTGGCCGGAATGGTGGAACTTATGTGAATGAGCCTTTATCCTATGCTTATGCTGCATGGATTAGTGCGGAGTTCCATGCTGCGGTCATTGCAGCATTCACAGCGTTAGCAATTATTAATATGAAGAAAGCCATAGAGATTGTTCGCAGCTATGCTGCTTATTTCTGTCCGTGTCGAAAGTAG
- a CDS encoding DEAD/DEAH box helicase family protein, whose protein sequence is MTNSTPAYNRFKYISAPCGSGKTTKLCEMINKALKIKGSTDQFIIVQNTQKLAKQTAKNLSDYELIITEVKNSRKNVLASVLDFFKKPTSRALIISDKTFLKYL, encoded by the coding sequence ATGACTAATTCCACTCCAGCTTATAATAGATTTAAATATATTTCTGCTCCATGCGGTTCAGGAAAAACAACTAAATTATGTGAGATGATCAATAAAGCACTAAAAATAAAAGGAAGCACAGATCAGTTTATAATCGTACAGAATACACAAAAACTTGCTAAGCAAACAGCTAAAAACCTTTCTGATTACGAACTTATAATCACTGAGGTGAAAAACAGTAGAAAGAATGTATTAGCGTCAGTCCTTGATTTTTTTAAAAAACCAACATCAAGAGCATTAATTATTAGTGACAAGACTTTTTTAAAATACCTGTAG
- the thiM gene encoding hydroxyethylthiazole kinase codes for MQPDLLPGHRAASVLTQLRLASPLVHCMTNDVVQNFTANVLLAIGASPAMVIEAEEAVQFSAAASALLVNIGTLTAERSHAMLAAIHSADKSSTPWVLDPVAVGALTFRTQFARDILALHPAAIRGNASEILALAGVNTGGRGVDSTDDALSALPAARHLSLQTGAIVAVTGERDYVTDGLKTWVIVGGDKLMTRVVGTGCALSAVVAACSALPGSLLDNVASACQFMKLAGVQAVAASNGPGSFIPAFLDALYNLDQEALA; via the coding sequence ATGCAACCTGACCTGCTACCCGGCCATCGTGCCGCATCTGTTTTAACCCAATTACGCCTTGCTTCCCCACTGGTCCACTGCATGACTAACGATGTGGTGCAGAACTTCACCGCTAACGTATTGCTCGCCATTGGCGCTTCACCTGCAATGGTGATCGAGGCCGAGGAGGCCGTGCAGTTTAGCGCTGCGGCCAGCGCTTTATTAGTTAACATCGGCACGCTGACCGCTGAACGCAGCCATGCAATGCTCGCAGCCATTCACTCTGCTGATAAATCTTCTACACCCTGGGTACTTGACCCGGTTGCCGTTGGTGCCCTTACTTTCCGTACTCAGTTTGCCCGCGATATTCTTGCTCTGCATCCTGCAGCCATTCGTGGTAATGCCTCTGAAATTCTTGCTCTGGCCGGGGTGAATACCGGTGGGCGTGGCGTGGACAGTACCGATGATGCCCTTAGCGCACTGCCTGCCGCCCGGCATCTTTCCCTGCAAACCGGAGCCATCGTCGCCGTTACGGGTGAGCGCGACTACGTGACCGACGGGCTTAAAACCTGGGTAATCGTCGGTGGAGACAAATTGATGACGCGCGTGGTGGGCACGGGCTGCGCGCTCTCCGCCGTGGTTGCCGCCTGTAGCGCATTACCTGGCTCGCTGCTCGATAACGTCGCCTCCGCCTGCCAGTTTATGAAACTAGCGGGCGTTCAGGCGGTAGCTGCCAGCAATGGCCCCGGCAGTTTCATTCCGGCATTCCTGGACGCGCTTTACAATCTGGATCAGGAGGCGCTGGCATGA
- the thiD gene encoding bifunctional hydroxymethylpyrimidine kinase/phosphomethylpyrimidine kinase — protein sequence MKGLKRVNALTIAGTDPSGGAGIQADLKTFSALGAYGTSVITALVAQNTRGVQSVYRIEPDFVAAQLDSVLSDVRIDTLKIGMLAETDIVETVAERLAFYKAQNVVLDTVMLAKSGDPLLAPSAVESLRRRLLPLVALITPNLPEAAALLDAPQAISEKEMKEQGDALLAMGCRAVLMKGGHLEDAESPDWLFTQEGARRFTAQRVQTRHTHGTGCTLSAALAALRPRYADWPQTIDTAKKWLSKALEQADSLEVGQGIGPVHHFHEWW from the coding sequence ATGAAAGGTTTAAAACGAGTTAACGCCCTGACGATTGCCGGGACGGATCCCAGCGGTGGCGCAGGTATCCAGGCAGATTTAAAAACCTTCTCCGCGCTCGGCGCGTATGGCACAAGCGTCATTACTGCGCTGGTGGCGCAAAACACCCGGGGCGTGCAGTCGGTTTATCGTATTGAGCCTGATTTCGTAGCGGCGCAGCTGGATTCGGTGCTGAGCGATGTGCGCATCGATACCCTTAAAATTGGCATGCTTGCCGAAACGGATATTGTTGAGACGGTGGCTGAGCGTTTAGCCTTCTATAAGGCGCAAAATGTGGTTCTGGATACGGTGATGCTGGCTAAGAGCGGCGATCCACTGCTTGCCCCGTCGGCGGTGGAAAGCCTGCGCCGTCGCCTGCTGCCCCTGGTAGCCTTAATCACGCCCAATCTTCCGGAGGCAGCAGCGCTGCTGGACGCGCCACAGGCAATCAGTGAAAAAGAGATGAAAGAGCAGGGCGATGCTTTGCTGGCGATGGGCTGCCGCGCAGTGCTGATGAAGGGCGGCCATCTGGAAGATGCAGAAAGCCCGGACTGGTTATTTACGCAAGAGGGCGCACGGCGTTTTACCGCACAGCGGGTGCAGACTCGCCACACTCACGGCACAGGCTGTACGCTTTCTGCGGCGCTGGCCGCCCTTCGCCCTCGCTATGCTGACTGGCCGCAGACGATAGACACCGCGAAAAAATGGCTGTCAAAAGCGCTGGAGCAGGCCGATTCCCTTGAGGTCGGGCAGGGTATCGGCCCGGTACATCATTTTCATGAATGGTGGTAG
- a CDS encoding mandelate racemase family protein, translating into MKITSVNVTVFTYPTRRAADSAGHSHPGEESLAKMAMLTITTDEGDCGYSFAPPEVVRPYVVNAFFRKVLVGQDPFNRERIWQDLVHWQRGSAHQLTERALSFVEQALWDLIGRRLKVPVYKLLGGFRDKVPAYGSTMCGDELAGGLSTPDEFGQFAEKLVARGYKAIKLHTWMPPVAFAPDPKMDVKACAAVREAVGPDIDLMLDGYHWYSRSQALYIGKALEKLNFAWFEEPMEEESMASYVWLSENLSIDVVGPESLGGKHHSRADWVKAGACDILRAGANGVGGIAPCMKVAGLAEAYGMDCEVHGNGAASLAVVGAIRNCRWYERGLLHPFLEYDEPAAYLNSIVDPMDAEGFVHLPQRPGLGEDINFDYIETHTVSRDE; encoded by the coding sequence GTGAAAATTACCTCTGTAAATGTGACCGTTTTTACCTACCCAACCCGCCGCGCTGCCGACAGCGCCGGGCATTCGCATCCGGGTGAAGAGAGCCTGGCAAAAATGGCGATGCTCACCATTACCACTGATGAAGGGGACTGTGGTTACTCTTTCGCGCCGCCGGAGGTGGTTCGTCCTTATGTGGTAAACGCCTTCTTCCGCAAGGTACTGGTCGGGCAGGACCCCTTCAACCGCGAACGTATCTGGCAGGATCTCGTGCACTGGCAGCGGGGTAGCGCGCACCAGCTAACCGAACGCGCGCTCTCATTCGTTGAGCAGGCGCTGTGGGATTTAATCGGCCGCAGGCTGAAAGTGCCGGTCTATAAGCTGCTCGGCGGTTTTCGCGACAAGGTTCCCGCTTACGGCAGCACCATGTGCGGGGACGAGCTGGCGGGCGGACTTTCCACGCCGGACGAGTTCGGCCAGTTTGCCGAAAAGCTGGTGGCGCGGGGCTACAAGGCCATCAAGCTGCATACCTGGATGCCGCCGGTGGCGTTTGCACCCGATCCAAAGATGGATGTAAAAGCCTGCGCGGCGGTGCGTGAGGCGGTGGGGCCGGACATTGACCTGATGCTCGACGGCTACCACTGGTACAGCCGCAGCCAGGCGCTGTACATTGGCAAAGCGCTGGAGAAGCTCAACTTTGCATGGTTCGAAGAGCCAATGGAAGAGGAGAGCATGGCGTCCTACGTGTGGCTTTCGGAGAATTTATCCATCGACGTGGTGGGCCCGGAGAGCCTGGGCGGCAAACACCACAGCCGGGCCGACTGGGTTAAGGCCGGTGCCTGTGACATCCTGCGGGCGGGGGCAAACGGCGTGGGCGGGATCGCCCCCTGCATGAAAGTTGCCGGCCTGGCAGAAGCCTATGGCATGGACTGTGAGGTGCACGGCAACGGGGCGGCAAGCCTTGCCGTTGTCGGCGCTATTCGTAACTGCCGCTGGTACGAACGGGGTCTACTGCATCCGTTCCTCGAATATGATGAGCCAGCCGCTTATCTCAACAGCATCGTCGACCCGATGGACGCGGAAGGTTTCGTGCATCTGCCGCAGCGCCCAGGGCTTGGGGAAGACATCAATTTTGATTACATAGAGACGCATACCGTCAGCCGCGACGAATAA
- a CDS encoding ABC transporter substrate-binding protein encodes MNRSSRPGAWLLTLLFMFGSASAAAKTPPDQLIIGMNMNNLLTLDPAAMTGNEVVGLVVNLYDSLVELDPAQLTNVRPALATSWAVSEDGNRLTFHLRDGVKFHSGNALTADDVVWSMRRVLHLNLAQASVWKSYGFTKQNVDEHVKALDASTVEIILPKANDPLLVIYSLAALGSVVVLDSKTVQQHVQNNDWGNRWLTTNEAGSGPFSLEVWQAKDVLRMKRNPDYWRGEPKLSRVVFRHFQESQTLRLMIAKGDLDIASNMAVSDVNALREDPDLTVDAVKKGTIYYVAMSMKEAHFANPKVREAVRYLIDYQGINKALMPGYGVLHQRPIQSGMPATLPDPGYALDVPRAKLLLAEAGYPDGFDTTLRVLADQPFLNIAIAVQSTLMQAGINAKIITGTGNQIYGAMRERRFDMLVGRGGSGVEPHPHSSLRSLVYNPDNSDAARLTNFQGWRTSFYDKALNQQIDRALVERDPRKQQEEYQAIQVRYDNLIPALLPVSQMVDSVVVRKEVHNYQPHPSATTFLRDVYKSSAGEDKS; translated from the coding sequence ATGAACAGAAGCTCCCGACCGGGGGCGTGGCTGCTCACGCTCCTTTTCATGTTCGGTAGCGCGTCGGCGGCGGCAAAAACGCCCCCCGACCAGCTGATTATCGGCATGAATATGAACAACCTGCTGACGCTCGATCCGGCCGCCATGACCGGGAACGAAGTCGTTGGGCTGGTGGTTAATCTCTATGACTCGCTGGTGGAGCTGGATCCCGCGCAGCTTACGAATGTGCGCCCGGCGCTGGCAACGTCCTGGGCTGTTTCAGAGGACGGCAACCGCCTGACTTTTCATCTGCGCGACGGGGTGAAGTTTCACTCCGGAAATGCTTTGACCGCCGATGATGTCGTCTGGTCGATGCGCCGCGTATTGCATCTGAACCTTGCCCAGGCGTCCGTCTGGAAATCTTATGGCTTTACTAAGCAAAACGTCGATGAGCACGTCAAAGCGCTCGATGCCTCAACGGTGGAAATTATCCTGCCGAAAGCCAACGATCCGCTGCTGGTGATTTACTCGCTGGCCGCGCTGGGCAGCGTAGTGGTGCTCGACAGCAAAACGGTGCAGCAGCATGTACAGAATAATGACTGGGGCAACCGCTGGCTGACGACCAACGAAGCCGGGTCAGGGCCGTTCAGCCTGGAAGTCTGGCAGGCGAAAGATGTCCTGCGTATGAAGCGCAACCCTGATTACTGGCGCGGCGAGCCGAAATTAAGCCGCGTGGTGTTCCGCCATTTTCAGGAATCCCAGACGCTGCGGCTGATGATTGCCAAAGGGGATCTGGATATCGCCAGCAATATGGCGGTGTCGGACGTCAACGCCCTGCGGGAAGATCCCGACCTGACGGTGGACGCTGTCAAAAAAGGGACGATTTACTACGTGGCGATGAGCATGAAAGAGGCGCATTTTGCTAACCCGAAGGTGCGCGAAGCCGTGCGCTACCTGATTGATTACCAGGGGATTAACAAAGCGCTGATGCCGGGTTACGGCGTGCTGCACCAGCGGCCAATCCAGTCCGGCATGCCCGCCACGCTGCCCGACCCTGGCTATGCGCTTGATGTACCACGAGCGAAGCTGCTGCTGGCCGAGGCCGGGTATCCTGACGGGTTTGATACCACGCTGCGCGTGCTTGCCGATCAGCCTTTCCTGAATATTGCTATTGCCGTGCAGTCGACGCTGATGCAGGCGGGTATTAACGCGAAAATCATCACCGGTACCGGCAACCAGATTTACGGCGCGATGCGAGAGCGCCGGTTCGACATGCTGGTCGGGCGCGGCGGCAGCGGCGTGGAGCCTCATCCTCACTCCAGCCTGCGGTCGCTGGTTTATAACCCGGATAACAGCGATGCTGCCAGGCTGACCAACTTCCAGGGCTGGCGCACCAGCTTCTACGATAAAGCCCTCAATCAGCAGATAGACCGGGCGCTTGTGGAACGCGATCCGCGCAAGCAGCAGGAAGAGTATCAGGCGATTCAGGTGCGCTATGACAATTTAATTCCGGCGCTGCTGCCCGTTTCACAAATGGTGGATTCCGTTGTGGTACGCAAAGAGGTGCATAACTATCAGCCGCACCCGTCAGCGACAACATTCCTGCGCGATGTTTATAAATCGTCTGCCGGGGAGGATAAATCATGA
- a CDS encoding STM2901 family protein has product MDTTEELNGTYFYHGHTNVTPIELFNLIFVEQLADALGITTEAATLVVIGQPVIPVSGKLSAATNTPGTSVASILSRRLLKDARFPNGLKFSAPMGKPTKLKMVPTPKIATFIGRWIPFIGYAQFIIMIEVVAKRTRDKYNLIARPSDRIAWTYF; this is encoded by the coding sequence ATGGATACTACAGAAGAACTTAACGGAACTTACTTCTATCACGGTCATACTAACGTTACACCCATTGAGCTGTTCAATTTAATCTTTGTTGAACAATTAGCGGATGCATTAGGAATTACAACAGAGGCAGCAACATTGGTTGTAATCGGGCAACCTGTGATTCCTGTATCAGGTAAGTTGTCAGCGGCGACCAATACACCCGGCACGAGCGTTGCATCAATCTTAAGCAGAAGGCTTTTAAAAGATGCTCGCTTCCCTAATGGTTTAAAATTCTCTGCACCTATGGGTAAGCCCACTAAACTGAAGATGGTTCCAACACCTAAAATAGCAACCTTCATAGGTAGATGGATTCCGTTCATTGGCTATGCTCAATTTATTATCATGATTGAGGTAGTTGCAAAGCGTACCCGTGACAAATACAACCTCATAGCCAGACCCTCAGACCGTATAGCATGGACATATTTCTAA
- a CDS encoding DUF1493 family protein yields the protein MRDIESEVIQYLMEKYPVRKHWYKPGFKQITKEWTLQDDFKFLPEDAHDFLLDVFEHFNIEYSGFDGINYFEYEYPFWQKKPSTKELKPLTVGMIIESARAGVWLYE from the coding sequence ATGAGAGATATTGAATCTGAAGTTATTCAATATTTAATGGAAAAATATCCTGTCAGAAAGCATTGGTACAAGCCGGGCTTTAAGCAGATTACAAAGGAGTGGACTCTTCAGGATGACTTCAAATTTTTACCAGAAGATGCACATGATTTCCTACTGGATGTGTTTGAACACTTCAACATTGAATACTCAGGCTTTGATGGAATAAACTATTTTGAATATGAATACCCATTCTGGCAGAAGAAGCCCTCAACAAAAGAGCTTAAGCCGCTTACAGTGGGGATGATTATTGAATCTGCTAGAGCTGGTGTCTGGCTTTATGAATAA